The sequence GTGCCGCGGAGAGCGGTGGCATGGGCGGTTTCTTCGGTCGCCGGCGGCTGAAGAAGATCGGGGCACAGCAGGCGAGTCTCGGCTGGCGGTCGGTCATCGGCAAGATCTCTGCTGCTGTGGACTGGCGTGACTGACCGATTACCAGGGAACATCAGTCCTTGGCCACAGAGAAGCAGTCCCGGGGAGGAGGACGACGCCGTGGCGCTCGTGCGCGTGTACTGCGGTCTGGCGTCGGCTGATGATTCGGTGCGTACGGCCTCGGCCGCGCCGCTGACCATCGCCGTGGTGGACGACGCAGGACGGCTGCTCGGCGTCCACGAGATCAGCGACGACCCGGCCGGTTACGCCCTGCTGGGAACGCTGCTCGTGGAACGTACGACGGGGTTCAGCGACGCGGCCGTGGCCGCCGACAGTGACGACCACGTCGTCACCTCGCTGCTCACCGCCGCCGGGCGGCCGCTGGTCGTGGTCGACGACGACGACGCGGACGACTTCGCCGAGCGTTTCTCGGACGACGACTCCCCGGAGGAGATCTCCGCCCCGGCCGCCGCGCGGCGCGCGGTCGGGCTGGCCCGGGCCCTGCAGGCCGGCGCGATCGCCGCGGTGAACATCCCCGCGCCGCGCGAGCTGGTCAGCTACAAGCCGGTCCTGGCCGCGCACGTGGCCATGCTGGTCGGGCGGAACGCGGCCGCGGTCGCGCTCCGCGAGGTGCTCCGCGAGCTCTACCCGGCCGCCCTGCGGGCGTACCCGGACCCGGCGCACCCGCTGGCCTTGGCGGTGCTGGACGCGGTGCCCGAGCCCGGCCGGATGACCGGCCGGGGCGGCGACCCGGCGCAGGCCGCGCAGGAGGTCGCCACCACGCTCACCCGCTCCGGCGCCGGCACCGAGGACGAGGTGATCGCCGCGGTCACCGCGCTGCAGGTGGCCATCAGCGAGTCGCCGCGCCGGGGCGGCGTCAACAAGTCGCTGGCGCCGGCCGCCGCCGAGGCGGTCCGCCAGGCCGTCGCCGCGGTGCGCACCTGCGACGCGGCGTGCGCCGCGCTGGTCGGCACGCTGGCCGCCCGGGCCACCAGCCCGGCCACCGAGCCGAACGTCGGCCGCCGGGCCGCCCGCCGGGCCGCCGAGCCCTCCGTGCTGCCGTCCGGGCCGGCCGCCGACACCGGTTCCCGGTTCGGCCGCCGCAGCCGTCCCGAGCCCACCGTGGCCGGCACCGGCAACGGCCCGGCCACCCCGCAGCCGATGAACGCTCCCCCGGTCGCCCCGGACCCGATCACGCCGCCACCGGTCGCGCCGGCCGCGGCCAACGGGCTCCCCGGCCGGGCCGGCACGCCGGGCAACCGGCCGGTGTCGGTGCCACCGCCCCCGCCGGGCATGACCCCGATCACGCCGGGCACCCGTCCGGTGCCGGCCACGCGGAGCCCGATCGCGCCGTCCTCGCCGGCCCCGCTGCCGACCCGGAGCCCGATCGCGCCCTCCTCGCCGGCGGCTCGCAACCCGGTCTCGCCGGCCGGTGCGGCGAGCACCCCGGCCGAGGCGGGCGAGCCGTTCCGGCCCACGCTCACCAACGCCGAGCTGAACCGGGCCCGGGCGGAGCGGCAGCGCGCGGTCATCCCGGCCCGGCCGAACACGCGCACCACCCCGCCGCCCGCGGCGGCGGCGAACGGGACGCCGACCAGCCCGACCGACTTCAGCCTGCCGATGCCGTCGCCGCGTGCCGCGCAGGAGGCCCCGGAGCCCGGCTCCCGGGCGAACTGGCCGCTGCTGAACAACGGCGGCGACGACGCCGCGGTGACCGAGCGGCCGGCCGCCGCGTCGGTCAGCTCGCCCGGCGCCGAGGGCCGGGTCAAGCCGCCGTGGCAGGACATGCCGAAGGAGCCGCCGGCGCTGCGCCTGGTGGATCCGCAGCGCAACGGCGGACGGGCCAAGCTGCCCGGGCTCGACCAGATCGGTGACCCGCCGTCGCTGCGGGTCGTCGACGGCGGCGCCCGTGGCGCCGAGAGCCTCCCGCCGAAGGTGACCGCGCTGGACCGCAGCGCCACCCCGCCGGTCCCGGCCGACGGCAGCGACGGCGACCTGCTGATCTTCGCAGCGGCCCGATCCGCCTGGTTCACCGGCACCAGCGACTCGGGCAACGTGGACTGGGCCAACCCGAACGACAGCGGCTGGCGTGCCGCGGAGAAGGCGGCCACCCCCGCCGTCGCCGCGGAGACGTCGGCCGGCCTGCCGAAACGGGTGCCGCAGGCGAACCTGGTGCCCGGCTCGCCGCTGCGCGAGGAGCGGCCGCTGCGGATCGTCCGGGACGCCGCCTCGATCGCCGCGCACACCACCGGGTACTTCCGCGGCTGGCGGCGCGGCCAGGAGATCGGCGGGTTCGCGATGGGTGGCCGCCCGGGCCGCGAGGCCGCCGGCGGGTGGGACTTCACGCGCGACCGCGAGAGCGCGGACGAGTACCGCAACGGCGCCGGCTACGGCAACCGCTGAGCCGGCCCCCTCGGGGCGTTCGCAGAGGGCCGCGACCCACCGGGTCGCGGCCCTCTGCCGTGCCCGGGCCCGGCGGCGTCGTCGCCTTCTCGGTACGCTGACCGGCCCAGCTCCGGCGTCGGCCGCTGTGCCGGTTCCGGCGGCCGTGGCACGGACCCGCCGCGCGGGCGCTGAGGTGGTCCGCAGACCCGGTCCGGAGCCGCCGGTGCGATTGGGGCAGCGCCCGCGGCGTGGTCACGTCCTGGGCCTTCTCAGCCGGCCGCGCCGACGAGCTGCCCGACCGGCGACGGACCGCCCGCGCCGGTGCACCGCCCGGCCTCTCCCGGCGGTGACGGACCGCTTCCCCAACGGCGCACGGGTGACCCTTCCAGCTCTCCCGTCGGTGACGGACCGCTTCCCCAGCGGCGCACGGGTGACCCTTCCAGCTCTCCCGGCGGTGACGGACCGTCTCCCACCGGCCGCGTCGGCGAGCGCCCGCGCCTGCGCCCGGTGACGCACCGCTTCCCGCTGCGCCGGTGACGGACCGTTCTCGATCCACTGCGCGATCCACCTGCCTGAAGACGCGCGAAAGCCCCGCTCCGGCTCGCGGAGCGGGGCTTCAACCGGTCGTCAGGCGGGCGCTACCGCGCGCGAGCGACGCATCGTCAGCACATACTCGACGAGCGAGATGAGGACGTTCTTCGTCGACTCGCGGTTACGGGCGTCGCAGCTCACCACGGGCACGTCGCTCGAGATCGCCAGCGCGTCCCGGACGTCCTGCGCGTTGTGGTACTGCATGCCGTCGAAGCAGTTGATCGCCACCAGGTACGGCAGGCGGCGGTGCTCGAAGAAGTCGATGGCGGCGAAGCAGTCGGCGAGCCGACGCGTGTCCACCATGACCACCGCACCGATCGCGCCCCGCACCAGCTCGTCCCACATGAACCAGAAGCGGGTCTGGCCGGGCGTGCCGAACAGGTAGAGGATCAGGTCCCGGTCGATGCTGATTCGGCCGAAGTCCATGGCCACGGTGGTGGTCATCTTGCCCGGCACCTGCCGGTTGTCGTCGACACCCACACCGGCCGAGGTCATGATCGCCTCAGTGGTCAGCGGGGTGATCTCGGAGACCGACCCCACCAGCGTCGTCTTGCCGACGCCGAAGCCACCGGCGATGACAATCTTCGCCGATGTCACGCGTCCGGCAGCAGGACGTTGCGACATGTCAGAGCCTGCGAAGTCCACTCAGCACCCTTTCCAGCAGTTCCGTGCCTACCGCGTCGGTCTCGTCTTCGAGCGAGGTGGGCTCGTAGACCGCGACGAGACCGTCGGAGGCCATGTCGGCCACGATCACACGTGCCACACCGAGCGGCAGTTGCATGCGTGCGGCGATCTCGGCGAGCGACTGAACTCGGCCGCCGTCGCACATCGCCGCGATGTACTGATGCTCGCTTCCACCCTGCCCGCCGCGGATCATCCCAGAACGGCCGCGCACGGTTGTCTCGACCAGCGCTTCCAGCGCTATCTCAAGCTTCGGCCGGGTTCGACCACGGGTCACGGCATACGGCCTGACCAGCGCGCCGGTCGGCTCATCGCGTTCGGGCATCGTCACCGTCAACCCCTCCCTCGGCCCCTCGAAGTGTATTGGTTCTCAAGTTTCTGGACAGTAGCCGGATGGGCCGGCTCACCGCGCCTTCAGCCCAGCACCCCGGCGGCGGACCGCGGCGCCGGAGTCAGCGCCTCGCCCACCCGGTCGACCAGCAGGGCCATCTCGTAGCCCACCTGACCGACGTCGCAGCTACGCGCCGCGAGAACCGCGAACGAGGAGCCATCGGAAATGGACATCAGGAACAGGAACCCATTGTCCATCTCCACGACCGTCTGCAGAACGGCGCCGCCCTCGAAGCAGCGCGCCGCGCCCTGGGTCAGGCTGACCAGGCCGGATGCGATGGCCGCCAGCTGGTCCGCACGGTCCCGGGGAAGGTCCCGCGAGGCCGCCAGGAGCAGGCCGTCGGCGGAGACGGCGATCGCGTGCGCGACCCCGGGAACGCGGTCGGCAAAGTTGGCCAGGAGCCAACCGAGATCCTGCGTAGATGTCATGCCTCATGCTCCTTGCCAGCCTGCGAGGGCTGCTGCCCTCCCGGAGTCTCCTCCAGGTTGGTCGATTGTTCCTTGGTGCGACCGCGCTGCACACCCCGGTGGTACGCGGACAGCAGACCGCGGACCCCCTCGGGCGTACGGCGCTGGACGGAGTTACCGCCCCGGTCGACACCGCCGGGGACGAGTTGCGCCATCGGCGTGCGCTTGGGAAGGCCCGCCGTGGTGGTCGTGTCGATGGTGACTTCGGACGCCTTGCGAGCGGCCTGCCAGCCCTCGTCGGCCGCGGTACGCCACGGGCTGGAGCCCGCCGCGCCGCCGTGGGAACCCGCGCCGGCGGCCGTGGCCGGGGCGCCGACCGTGGCCGTGTCGAGCTCCCGGGCCTCCGGGGCGGCCGCCTGCTGCGGCACCCCGGCGTTGCGGGCCGGCTCGCCGGTCGGGATCCGCTGGGAGACCACGGCCTCCTCACCGGAGCCGGAGACCGACGGCTTGGACGGGGTGGCCTGGGTCGTGGTGAACCAGGCCGACTCCAGCTCCCGGAAGATCGGCAGCTCCATGGTCTCGTCCGCGAACGGCACCGCGCCCTCCCGGGCCGGCGCCTGCGCCGCCGCGATCTGGGCGGCCGCGGTGGCCTGCACGTCGGCGGCCTGGGGCGCCGCGCTCACCGGGTCCGGCGAGTCGTACGCCGGCGGGGCGGACGCGGGCAGCGCGGCCAGCGGCGGGTTGACCGGAGGGGCCACCTCGGGGTGCGGCTCGGCGTGCTCGGAACGGAACCGCGGGATCTCGGCGGTCATGTCCAGTGCCGCGGCGAGGTTCTCCGGGACGTGCGGGGTGGCGGTCTCCCGGTCCCCGGCGACCGGCGGCCAGGCCGGCGGCGCCGACGCGAACGGGCTCGCCGGGGCCGGCTCGATCGGGGCGGCGGAGACCGGCGGGGCGGACGGCACCGGCGGCACCGAGCTGACCGGCGGCACCGAGGTCACCGGCGGGGCCGAGACGACCGGCGGCACCGGCGGCGCGGACACCGGCGGCATGAACGAGCCGCGGCTCTGGCTCTCCGGGTTGGCCGGCAGCTGGCGCGGGATGGCCGCGCCGAAGCCGTTCACCTCTGGCTCGGGGCGCTGCTGGTAGTCGTGGCCGTTGCGGCGCTGGGCCAGCTCGTCGAGTCCGGCGAAGCCCTGCGGGCCGGTGCTGATCGGGCCGGACGGCAGCGGCGGCAGCGGCTCGTTGCTGCGCGGGCCGTGGAAGCCGTTGACGGACCCGTTGACGAAGCCGTTCGTAGCGCCGCCGAAGCCGTTCGACGGGGCGGCGCCGGTGAGGTCGGACCAGGCCGGGACGGAGCCGTTGGTGCCGTTGACCGGGGATTCGTACGGCCGGATGTCGCCCGGGTAGCCGCCGCGGCCGCTCTCCAGGGCCATCGGCTCGCCGTAGGACGGCATCGCGGCCGGCGGGGCATCGTAGCCACCCGGCATCCGGGCGGACGACGAGGTGGCCAGGACGGAGACGGGCAGACCCACCTCGGCGACGGTGCCGCGCTCGCGGTCGGCCGGGCGCAGCTCGACCCGTACGCTGTGCCGGTTCGCCAGCCGGGCGACCACGACCAGGCCCATCATCCGGGAGACGGCCACGTCCACCGTGGGCGGATTGGCGAGCCGTTCGTTCAGGTCGCGCAGCTGCTCACGGCTGATGCCGATGCCGTGGTCCTCCACGGTGAGCACCGCGTTGTCGCCGACCCGGCGGGCCTCGACCAGGACGTTCGAGTTAGGCGGGGAGAAGGCGGTCGCGTTGTCGAAGAGCTCGGCGACCAGGTGCACCATGTCGTTGACGGCGTGCGCCGCCACCTCGATCTCGCGGTCGATGACGCCGAACTCGATCCGGGTGTAGTGCTCGACCTCGGACTGGGCGGCGCGCAGCACGTCGATCAGAGCGGCCGGCTCGCGCTGCACACGGGTGGAGTCGGCGCCCGCGAGAACCAGGAGGTTCTCGTCGTTGCGCCGCATTCGGGTGGCCAGGTGGTCGAGCTGGAAGAGCTCGGCCAGCCGGTCCGGGTCCTCCTCGCCGCGCTCCAGCCGGTCCAGGTGACCGATCAGCCGGTCGACCAGGATCTGCGAACGGCGGGCCAGGTTGACGAACATGGTGGCGACGGAGGCACGCAGGGCCGCCTGCTCGGCGGCGGTCCGCACGGCTTCCAGGTGGACCGCGTTGAACGCCTCGGTCACCTGCCCGAACTCGTCCCGGCTGCGGACCGGGAGCGGCTCGGCGATCTGGTCGGCCACCTGGGCCGGGGTGAGCGACGCGGACAGCGCCGGGTCGCGCAGCCGGCTCACCGCGTGCGGCAGGCCGAACTGCGCCACGGCGAGCGCGCCCTGCCGCAGCTCGCGCAGCGAGCGGGCCATCGACCGGGCGACCAGCCAGGCGAACAGGATGGCCAGCAGGAGCATGCCGAGCAGGACGCTGGTCTCCAGGAAGACCCGGCGGTTCGTGCTGTTCCGCAGGTCGGTGGCCTGGGCGACGATGTCCTTGTCCAACTGCACCTCGACCTGGCGGAAGGTGTTGTTGTAGTCGGTCATCGCCTTCTCCCACCCGTCGGTGGTGAGATGCGCCTTGGTGATGTCCGTGCCCTGGCTGGCCAGCAGCGGGACGGTGAGGTTGGTGGCCTCGCGCTCGGTCGGGTTGGCCGAGGTGGTCCTCGTGAAGAACTCGAACTCGCCGTCGGTGGCGACCGCCTCCAGCGTGTCCTTGGCCTGCTCGAAGCCGAGACTCGCGGAGAGGAAGGCCTGCCGGAGGGTGTTGGTGAACTCGCGGGCGCCCATCACCTGGTGGCCGATGTAGCGCTCGGTGGAGATGTACTCCTTGGCCCGGGCGACCTCGGCGACCGCGCGCAGGTGGTCGCTCAGGCTGGTGTCGCTGGCCTGCTGGGCCGCGACGTCGCGCACCGACAGCAGGTCGGAGATGAGCTTGCCGTAGGTGGTCTCGACGCTCTTGGTGCTCTCCGTGCCGTTGGTCACCTTGCTGCGGTACGCCGCGAGGTCGGCCAGGTTGAGGTCCAGGCGGGAGAGCAGGATGTCGACCCGGTCCGGGACGTCGTCCAGGGCGGCGCGCTGCTGGGAGTACGGCTGGTTGGCCGCCTCGACCTTGGAGTGCTCGGAGTTGTACCGGTCGACGGCCGCCTTGACGACCGCCGCGTCCTCCTTGCCGCCGTTGAACGCCTTGTTCAGTTCCTTGTCCTTGGCGACGGCGATCATCATCGCGTACGCGCGCTCGGACTGCAGCTGGTCGACCAGGCCGCCGGCGGCCTGGGACAGCGCCGCGAGGGTCCGGGCGTTCTCCGCGTTGTCGGCCTCGTCGATGTGGTCGACCAGGCCGTTGACGCCGACGATGATCGTCGCCACGGTCGGGACCAGCATGATCAGACCAAGCTTGGACCAGATGGGTAGGTCTCGCAGCCGACCCGTGGGTCGACGCAGACGCGACATGACGCCGTCCGCCTCACTGGGGCGCTTGCTCACGTCACCGTCCTCCTGATTCGGGCCCGGCATTCGGCTCGCCGAGCTCCGCGCACGGCCGACTCGCCGGGTCGGGCCCCCGAGATTCCATCACGACGAGTGTCAAAGAGAAAGAGCAGGCGGACACGGACCGGTTGTGTGACGCGATGTTGCAACGTCGTAGTTGGACATCGCCGGCCTGACATCACTGCCTGTAGACGAGCTTGTATCTCAAGGTCACTCATACGGTCGGCGCGGCGTTGGGGGGTGGGCGCAGGCCGACCGGTCAGATCGTAGTCGATCGCGACAGGACTGACGATGGCTCGGTCTCCCGCGATCGGCAAGGCGAGATGCCGGATTATGCCAAGTTTGCAGGCGGGAGTGTAGCCGAACGGTGGAGGCCCGGAACCGGACAGGCAGTTTCGCCTGACGTACGTTCGCTCCTTTCTCGGAAAAGCGCGAAAAGCCGGACTTCCACCCGGCTACCACCCTCAGCCCAGCAGCTTCGCGTACGCCGGCTTGATCACCTCGTTGATCAGCACCAGGCGCTCGTCGTACGGGATGAACGCCGACTTCATCGCGTTGATGGTGAGCCACTGCAGCTCCGCCCAGCCCCAGCCGAACGCCTCGGCGAGCAGGCTCATCTCCCGGCTCATCGACGTCCCGCTCATCAGCCGGTTGTCGGTGTTGACGGTGACCCGGAAGCGGAGGTCGTGCAGCAGCTTGATCGGGTGCTCGGCGATCGAGGCGGCCGCGCCGGTCTGCACGTTCGACGACGGGCACAGCTCCAGCGGGATCCGCTTGTCCCGTACGTACGCGGCGAGCCGCCCGAGCACCGGCGGAGCCGCGTGGGTGCCCCCGGTCGCGGTCACCGAGCTCGGCCCGGGCACCGGCATGGTGATGTCGTCGACCAGGCGTACGCCGTGGCCCAGCCGGTCGGCGCCGCACCACTGGATCGCCTCCCAGATCGACGGCAGCCCGAACGCCTCGCCGGCGTGGATGGTGAAGTGGAAGTTCTCCCGCTGCAGGTACTCGAAGGCGTCCAGGTGCCGGGTGGGCGGGAAACCGGCCTCGGCCCCGGCGATGTCGAAGCCGACCACGCCGGCGTCGCGGTAGCGCACGGCCAGCTCGGCGATCTCCTGGGAGCGGGCGGCGTGCCGCATCGCGGTCAGCAGCGTGCCGATCCGGATCGGGGTGCCCCGGGTGGTCGCCTCGGCGCATCCGTCGCGGAACCCGGCGTGCACCGCCCCGACCACCTGGTCCAGCGTCAGGCCGCGCTCCAGGTGCTGCTCCGGGGCGTAGCGGACCTCGGCGTAGACCACGCCGTCGGCGGCCAGGTCGAGCGCGCACTCGCGAGCCACCCGGTGCAGGCCCTCCTCGGTCTGCATCACCGCGACGGTGTGCGAGAAGGTCTCCAGGTACCGTTCCAGCGAGCCGGAGTCGGCGGCCGCGACGAACCAGTCACCGAGCCTGGCCGGATCCCGCTCCGGCAGCTCGTGACCGACCGCGGCGGCCAGCTCGACGATCGTGTCCGGCCGCAGTCCACCATCGAGGTGATCGTGCAGCAGAACCTTGGGAGCGTTGACTATGTCGGAGTGTGCAATGCCTGCCATCAGCGAAGCGTAGAGGGAAACCCCTGATGATCGATGGCGCATTGCCGTACCTGAGGTGCCCGGTGTGTCGACGGACACTCGACCGCCACGAGCGGGCGCTGCGCTGCCCGCTCGGCCACAGCTTCGACATCGCCCGGCAGGGGTACGCCGACCTGAGCGCCGGGCGCCTGCCGCACACCGGGGACAGCGCCGAGATGATCGCCGACCGGGCCGCGTTCCTGGCCGCCGGCCACTACGCCTTCATCTCCGGCGCGCTGGCCGCAGCCGCCACGGCGCAGCCGCCGGCCGCCGGGTCCGGCCCGGCCGGGCTGGTCCTGGACGCCGGGGTCGGCACCGGCGACTACCTGGCCCGGGTCCTGGACGCCGCGCCGGCCGCCACCGGCCTGGGCCTGGACGTCTCCAAGCCGGCCCTGCGCCGGGCCGCCCGCGCGCACCCGCGCGCCGCCGCGGCGCTCGCCGACCTGTGGCGTCCGCTGCCGGTCACGGACGCCTCCGCCGCGGTGATCCTGAACGTCTTCGCTCCGCGCAACGGCCCGGAGTTCCGGCGGGTGCTGCGCCCGGACGGCCGGCTGCTGGTCGTCACCCCGGCCGCCGACCACCTGGTCGAGCTGATCACCGCGTACGGGCTGATCCAGGTCGACCCGGACAAGGCGGCCCGGGTCAGCGGCGCCCTCGACGAGCACTTCGAGCGGCTGGACGTCACGACCCACCGGCACCGGATGCGGCTGACCGCCGCCGAGGCGCGCACCCTGATCGGGATGACGCCCAGCGCCCGTCACGTCCCGGTGGACGCGCTGCCCACCCGCGAGGTCACCGTGACCGCCGCCGTGCGGCTGACCACCTACCGGCCGCGCTGACACGCGCGGCCGCTCACACCGAGAGGTCGACCTCTTCCCACTCCGGCGGTTCGTCGTGGTACGGGCCGTGGAAGATGACCGCCCACTCCAGCGCCCACCGGCGCTGCCCGATCGCGTTGCTGTCCACCTCACCGGGCAGCGGCCGGCCGGTCTGTTCCGCCTCCTGGAACGCCCAGTCCAGGCAGTAGTACAGGTCGAGCAGCACCGCGGCCTCGGCGGCGTCGCGCACCGCGACCAGCGACCGGGACCGCCAGCGGGCGAACGTCTCGCCCGCCGGCAGATCCGGCATCTGGGTCATCAGGTGGTCGTCCGGCGGCACCGTCGGGTCCAGGTGCCGGCCCAGCCCGAGCAGCCAGGCCAGCGCGAAGACCGCGTCGTGGTGCAGTACGAACGACCGGTGGTCGCCCTTGGCGCCGATCACGAACTGCCACTCCGGCGGGGTGACCAGCTCCACCAGGTGCGAGCCGAGCAGCCAGCTCATCGCCGCCTCGGTCGGCATCCCGAAACAGCGGGCGACGACCACGTGCAGCACCGCGGCGCGCGCCTCCAGCTCGGCGACCGGGCGCAGCTCGACCGTGTCACCGAGCTCCCAGACCAGCGGGAAGGCGGGCGGCGGCAGCGGCAGGCCGAGCCGGGCCAGCTCGTCCAGGCTGGCCTCGCGGACCGCACGGGGGTCGGGGGCGGCCTTCGTCATGGTGGGTCAGGCTATGCGGTCGAGCAGCAGACCGGCAGGGGCGGGTGCGCCGGTCCCGATGCTGATCGCGGCGACCGCGTCGGCCCGGGCCGCCGGGATCCGCGCCTCGTCGTCGGCGCGCAGTTCCAGCAGCACGTCGCCGGCCCGTACCCGGTCGCCGGGCTTGACCCTGAGCTGCACCCCGGCGCCGAAGCTGACCGGGTCCTCCTTGCGGGCCCGGCCGGCGCCGAGGCGCCAGGCCGCGATGCCGATGCCGTACGCGTCCATCGCGGTCACCACGCCGTCGCTCTCGGCGCGCAACACCTCGGTGTGCGCGGCGGACGGCAGCGGGGCGTCCGGGTCGCCGCCCTGCGCGCGGATCATCGCCTTCCAGGTGTCCATCGCCGCGCCGGACGCCAGCACCTTCTCCGGGTCGGCGTCCACCCCGGCCGCGGCCAGCATCTCCCGGGCCAGCGCCAGGGTCAGCTCGACCACGTCGGCCGGTCCGCCGCCGGCCAGCACCTCGACCGACTCGGCCACCTCGTTGGCGTTGCCGATGGCCAGGCCGAGCGGGGTGCTCATGTCGGTGAGCAGGGCGACCGTGGTGACCCCGCTGTCCTTGCCCAGCTGCACCATGGTCCGGGCCAGCTCCTGCGCGGTGGCCAGGTCCTTCATGAACGCGCCGGAGCCGACCTTGACGTCGAGCACCAGCGCGCCGGTGCCCTCGGCGATCTTCTTGCTCATGATCGAGCTGGCGATCAGCGGGATGGCCTCGACCGTGCCGGTGACGTCGCGCAGCGCGT is a genomic window of Actinoplanes teichomyceticus ATCC 31121 containing:
- a CDS encoding transposase encodes the protein MALVRVYCGLASADDSVRTASAAPLTIAVVDDAGRLLGVHEISDDPAGYALLGTLLVERTTGFSDAAVAADSDDHVVTSLLTAAGRPLVVVDDDDADDFAERFSDDDSPEEISAPAAARRAVGLARALQAGAIAAVNIPAPRELVSYKPVLAAHVAMLVGRNAAAVALREVLRELYPAALRAYPDPAHPLALAVLDAVPEPGRMTGRGGDPAQAAQEVATTLTRSGAGTEDEVIAAVTALQVAISESPRRGGVNKSLAPAAAEAVRQAVAAVRTCDAACAALVGTLAARATSPATEPNVGRRAARRAAEPSVLPSGPAADTGSRFGRRSRPEPTVAGTGNGPATPQPMNAPPVAPDPITPPPVAPAAANGLPGRAGTPGNRPVSVPPPPPGMTPITPGTRPVPATRSPIAPSSPAPLPTRSPIAPSSPAARNPVSPAGAASTPAEAGEPFRPTLTNAELNRARAERQRAVIPARPNTRTTPPPAAAANGTPTSPTDFSLPMPSPRAAQEAPEPGSRANWPLLNNGGDDAAVTERPAAASVSSPGAEGRVKPPWQDMPKEPPALRLVDPQRNGGRAKLPGLDQIGDPPSLRVVDGGARGAESLPPKVTALDRSATPPVPADGSDGDLLIFAAARSAWFTGTSDSGNVDWANPNDSGWRAAEKAATPAVAAETSAGLPKRVPQANLVPGSPLREERPLRIVRDAASIAAHTTGYFRGWRRGQEIGGFAMGGRPGREAAGGWDFTRDRESADEYRNGAGYGNR
- a CDS encoding GTP-binding protein — translated: MSQRPAAGRVTSAKIVIAGGFGVGKTTLVGSVSEITPLTTEAIMTSAGVGVDDNRQVPGKMTTTVAMDFGRISIDRDLILYLFGTPGQTRFWFMWDELVRGAIGAVVMVDTRRLADCFAAIDFFEHRRLPYLVAINCFDGMQYHNAQDVRDALAISSDVPVVSCDARNRESTKNVLISLVEYVLTMRRSRAVAPA
- a CDS encoding DUF742 domain-containing protein, coding for MPERDEPTGALVRPYAVTRGRTRPKLEIALEALVETTVRGRSGMIRGGQGGSEHQYIAAMCDGGRVQSLAEIAARMQLPLGVARVIVADMASDGLVAVYEPTSLEDETDAVGTELLERVLSGLRRL
- a CDS encoding roadblock/LC7 domain-containing protein, encoding MTSTQDLGWLLANFADRVPGVAHAIAVSADGLLLAASRDLPRDRADQLAAIASGLVSLTQGAARCFEGGAVLQTVVEMDNGFLFLMSISDGSSFAVLAARSCDVGQVGYEMALLVDRVGEALTPAPRSAAGVLG
- a CDS encoding sensor histidine kinase; the protein is MPGPNQEDGDVSKRPSEADGVMSRLRRPTGRLRDLPIWSKLGLIMLVPTVATIIVGVNGLVDHIDEADNAENARTLAALSQAAGGLVDQLQSERAYAMMIAVAKDKELNKAFNGGKEDAAVVKAAVDRYNSEHSKVEAANQPYSQQRAALDDVPDRVDILLSRLDLNLADLAAYRSKVTNGTESTKSVETTYGKLISDLLSVRDVAAQQASDTSLSDHLRAVAEVARAKEYISTERYIGHQVMGAREFTNTLRQAFLSASLGFEQAKDTLEAVATDGEFEFFTRTTSANPTEREATNLTVPLLASQGTDITKAHLTTDGWEKAMTDYNNTFRQVEVQLDKDIVAQATDLRNSTNRRVFLETSVLLGMLLLAILFAWLVARSMARSLRELRQGALAVAQFGLPHAVSRLRDPALSASLTPAQVADQIAEPLPVRSRDEFGQVTEAFNAVHLEAVRTAAEQAALRASVATMFVNLARRSQILVDRLIGHLDRLERGEEDPDRLAELFQLDHLATRMRRNDENLLVLAGADSTRVQREPAALIDVLRAAQSEVEHYTRIEFGVIDREIEVAAHAVNDMVHLVAELFDNATAFSPPNSNVLVEARRVGDNAVLTVEDHGIGISREQLRDLNERLANPPTVDVAVSRMMGLVVVARLANRHSVRVELRPADRERGTVAEVGLPVSVLATSSSARMPGGYDAPPAAMPSYGEPMALESGRGGYPGDIRPYESPVNGTNGSVPAWSDLTGAAPSNGFGGATNGFVNGSVNGFHGPRSNEPLPPLPSGPISTGPQGFAGLDELAQRRNGHDYQQRPEPEVNGFGAAIPRQLPANPESQSRGSFMPPVSAPPVPPVVSAPPVTSVPPVSSVPPVPSAPPVSAAPIEPAPASPFASAPPAWPPVAGDRETATPHVPENLAAALDMTAEIPRFRSEHAEPHPEVAPPVNPPLAALPASAPPAYDSPDPVSAAPQAADVQATAAAQIAAAQAPAREGAVPFADETMELPIFRELESAWFTTTQATPSKPSVSGSGEEAVVSQRIPTGEPARNAGVPQQAAAPEARELDTATVGAPATAAGAGSHGGAAGSSPWRTAADEGWQAARKASEVTIDTTTTAGLPKRTPMAQLVPGGVDRGGNSVQRRTPEGVRGLLSAYHRGVQRGRTKEQSTNLEETPGGQQPSQAGKEHEA
- a CDS encoding adenosine deaminase, producing the protein MAGIAHSDIVNAPKVLLHDHLDGGLRPDTIVELAAAVGHELPERDPARLGDWFVAAADSGSLERYLETFSHTVAVMQTEEGLHRVARECALDLAADGVVYAEVRYAPEQHLERGLTLDQVVGAVHAGFRDGCAEATTRGTPIRIGTLLTAMRHAARSQEIAELAVRYRDAGVVGFDIAGAEAGFPPTRHLDAFEYLQRENFHFTIHAGEAFGLPSIWEAIQWCGADRLGHGVRLVDDITMPVPGPSSVTATGGTHAAPPVLGRLAAYVRDKRIPLELCPSSNVQTGAAASIAEHPIKLLHDLRFRVTVNTDNRLMSGTSMSREMSLLAEAFGWGWAELQWLTINAMKSAFIPYDERLVLINEVIKPAYAKLLG
- a CDS encoding putative RNA methyltransferase encodes the protein MIDGALPYLRCPVCRRTLDRHERALRCPLGHSFDIARQGYADLSAGRLPHTGDSAEMIADRAAFLAAGHYAFISGALAAAATAQPPAAGSGPAGLVLDAGVGTGDYLARVLDAAPAATGLGLDVSKPALRRAARAHPRAAAALADLWRPLPVTDASAAVILNVFAPRNGPEFRRVLRPDGRLLVVTPAADHLVELITAYGLIQVDPDKAARVSGALDEHFERLDVTTHRHRMRLTAAEARTLIGMTPSARHVPVDALPTREVTVTAAVRLTTYRPR
- a CDS encoding DUF4272 domain-containing protein, with the protein product MTKAAPDPRAVREASLDELARLGLPLPPPAFPLVWELGDTVELRPVAELEARAAVLHVVVARCFGMPTEAAMSWLLGSHLVELVTPPEWQFVIGAKGDHRSFVLHHDAVFALAWLLGLGRHLDPTVPPDDHLMTQMPDLPAGETFARWRSRSLVAVRDAAEAAVLLDLYYCLDWAFQEAEQTGRPLPGEVDSNAIGQRRWALEWAVIFHGPYHDEPPEWEEVDLSV